From Acomys russatus chromosome 25, mAcoRus1.1, whole genome shotgun sequence, a single genomic window includes:
- the Slc13a5 gene encoding Na(+)/citrate cotransporter, with protein MRRRAPWREEPENPAGWWSFSSGTPRRPRESSLSPFHAMASAKTYVTKFKSFVILFFSPILLLPLIILVPDKFVRCAYVIILMAIYWCTDVIPVAVTSLLPVLLFPLLKILDSKQVCVQYMKDTNMLFLGSLIVAVAVERWKLHRRIALRMLLYVGTKPSRLMLGFMFVTAFLSMWISNTATTAMMVPIVEAMLQQMVAANVAVDTCQGTLELSDKDKARELPGNLMIFEDLTLQKQEDQDTKNMYKAMNLCVCYAASIGGTATLTGTGPNVVLLGQMQELFPDSKDVVNFASWFGFAFPNMLIMLLMAWLWIQCFYMRSNFKKSCVCCGQKRKNNEAVAYKVLQEEYRKLGPLTYAECNVLFCFVLLITLWFTRDPGFMPGWLSVAWSDGHTKYASDATVAIFVAILLFIVPSQKPKFNFSSQTEEERKTPFYPPALLDWKVTQEKVPWSIVLLLGGGFAMAKGCEASGLSEWMASQMEPLNSVRPAFITLILSCLVAMTTECTSNVATTTLFLPIFASMSRSIGIHPLYVMIPCTMSASLAFMLPVATPPNAIVFAYGHLKVIDMVKTGFIMNFIGIASVFLSVNTWGRFMFNLDDFPDWANSTSINT; from the exons ATGAGAAGGAGAGCGCCTTGGAGAGAGGAGCCTGAGAACCCTGCAGGCTGGTGGAGCTTTTCATCTGGGACACCCCGGAGACCAAGAGAGAGCAG tcTGTCTCCCTTCCACGCGATGGCTTCGGCGAAGACTTACGTGACCAAGTTCAAGTCCTTCGTGATTTTGTTCTTCTCCCCGATTTTGCTGCTTCCACTCATCATTCTGGTACCTGACAAG TTTGTCAGGTGTGCCTACGTTATAATCCTCATGGCCATCTACTGGTGCACAGATGTCATCCCGGTGGCTGTCACCTCCCTCCTGCCTGTCTTGCTTTTCCCACTTTTGAAGATACTGGACTCCAAGCAG GTATGTGTGCAATACATGAAGGACACCAACATGCTCTTCTTGGGCAGCCTcattgtggctgtggctgtggagcGCTGGAAGCTTCACAGGAGGATCGCCTTGAGAATGCTGCTCTATGTGGGAACCAAGCCCTCACG GCTGATGCTGGGCTTTATGTTCGTCACAGCCTTCCTGTCCATGTGGATCAGCAATACTGCCACCACGGCCATGATGGTGCCCATTGTGGAGGCTATGCTGCAGCAAATGGTAGCTGCAAATGTAGCTGTGGACACCTGCCAGGGGACACTGGAGCTGTCGGACAAGGACAAGGCCAGAGAGTTGCCAG GAAACCTGATGATATTTGAAGACCTCACtctgcagaagcaggaggaccaggacaCAAAGAACATGTACAAGGCTATGAACCTGTGTGTGTGCTATGCGGCCAGCATTGGGGGTACGGCCACCTTGACCGGGACGGGACCCAACGTGGTGCTCCTGGGCCAGATGCAGGA ATTGTTTCCTGACAGCAAAGATGTTGTGAACTTTGCCTCTTGGTTTGGATTTGCCTTCCCCAACATGCTCATCATGCTGCTGATGGCTTGGCTGTGGATCCAGTGTTTTTATATGAGATCCAA CTTCAAAAAATCTTGCGTCTGCTgcgggcagaagaggaagaacaacGAGGCGGTTGCCTACAAGGTTCTGCAGGAGGAGTACAGGAAGCTGGGGCCCCTGACCTACGCCGAATGCAACGTGCTTTTCTGCTTCGTCCTGCTTATCACCCTGTGGTTCACCCGAGACCCCGGCTTcatgcctggctggctgtccGTTGCCTGGTCCGATGGACATACCAA GTATGCCAGCGATGCCACGGTGGCCATCTTTGTGGCCATCTTGCTTTTCATCGTACCCTCACAAAAGCCCAAGTTCAACTTCAGCAGCCAGACTGAGGAAG AAAGGAAAACTCCATTCTACCCTCCAGCATTGCTGGATTGGAAGGTCACCCAAGAGAAAGTGCCCTGGAGCATCGTGCTGCTCCTGGGAGGAGGATTTGCTATGGCAAAAGGATGTGAG gcctcagggcTCTCTGAGTGGATGGCGAGCCAGATGGAACCCCTCAACTCGGTGAGACCTGCATTCATTACCTTGATCTTGTCCTGCCTTGTTGCAATGACCACGGAGTGCACAAGTAATGtggccaccaccaccctgttccTGCCCATCTTTGCCTCCATG TCTCGTTCCATCGGCATCCACCCACTGTACGTCATGATCCCCTGCACCATGAGTGCATCGCTTGCCTTCATGTTGCCTGTAGCCACTCCGCCTAATGCCATCGTGTTTGCCTATGGACACCTCAAAGTCATTGACATG